A single Anatilimnocola floriformis DNA region contains:
- a CDS encoding oligosaccharide flippase family protein: MTHDDPSTEPVESALQASAALTSATRRGAPLVLIGHLASQLIGLGTLAILFRLLGPAEFGLLAAVLPAVMLPRMAATLGPGIAVMQRRDLSQMQLSVLFWLQVFAGIAATATTVVICWLQARYYHEPALFAVGVVLAGGTLFAALGNQHQALLERDLRFGAASLLRLVAQLIACIAAIGWAVYRPDVWALVIQHVLELAVLFVGSWLLLKWWPAWPKRPWHVRELLNFSVAYSVSSLVHFLAQNLEKILLPFFFGVTGNRALGLYSQAFGLMIKPVYLLTSPLTGVMVSSLAKAEPGSELYSRLTARFFRMSALGLFPCAIGLSLVSNDLMLLVGGGAWRDGGELLGWLAPAIISIGLQNLAIFVLASRGRGRELLIASFWLLALLLQGAAIGMYVGGHNAGNESLNASLGLAIAFTLVHLFVWCLPFLWFALQIVQVSPWQIARQLWPAARSAAVMGLVVIVTRELVFKQDNYSPSVRLATLVLTGVVTYLLIAAREILQLRREWAN, encoded by the coding sequence ATGACGCACGACGATCCTAGTACCGAGCCAGTCGAGAGCGCGCTGCAGGCGAGCGCCGCACTCACCAGTGCTACGCGCCGCGGCGCACCGCTGGTGCTGATTGGGCATCTGGCTTCGCAGCTTATCGGCCTGGGAACGCTCGCCATTCTCTTTCGCTTGCTGGGACCGGCGGAATTCGGCTTGCTCGCCGCGGTGCTGCCTGCGGTGATGTTGCCGCGGATGGCGGCGACGCTGGGGCCGGGCATTGCGGTGATGCAGCGGCGGGATCTGTCGCAGATGCAGCTCAGCGTTCTCTTCTGGCTGCAGGTGTTTGCGGGGATTGCGGCGACGGCGACGACCGTCGTCATCTGCTGGTTGCAGGCCCGTTACTACCACGAGCCGGCGCTGTTCGCCGTGGGCGTCGTTCTCGCCGGCGGGACTTTGTTCGCCGCGCTCGGCAATCAGCATCAGGCATTGCTCGAAAGAGATTTGCGCTTCGGCGCCGCGAGTTTGTTGCGCCTGGTCGCGCAGTTGATCGCGTGCATCGCGGCAATCGGCTGGGCCGTGTATCGTCCCGATGTTTGGGCGCTTGTGATTCAGCATGTGCTGGAGCTCGCCGTGCTGTTCGTCGGCAGTTGGCTGCTGCTGAAATGGTGGCCGGCCTGGCCGAAGCGTCCGTGGCACGTGCGCGAGTTGCTGAACTTCAGCGTCGCTTATTCGGTCAGTTCGCTGGTCCATTTTCTCGCACAGAATCTGGAGAAGATTCTGTTGCCGTTCTTTTTTGGCGTCACCGGCAATCGCGCGCTCGGTTTGTATTCGCAGGCTTTCGGGCTCATGATCAAGCCGGTCTATCTCCTCACGTCGCCGCTCACCGGCGTGATGGTTTCGTCGCTGGCCAAGGCGGAACCAGGCAGCGAGTTGTATTCGCGCCTGACCGCGCGCTTCTTTCGCATGTCGGCCCTTGGGTTATTTCCGTGCGCGATCGGTTTATCGCTGGTGAGCAACGACCTCATGCTGCTCGTCGGTGGCGGCGCATGGCGCGACGGCGGCGAGTTGCTCGGTTGGCTGGCTCCTGCGATCATCTCGATCGGTTTGCAGAATCTGGCCATCTTTGTGCTTGCTTCCCGCGGCCGTGGGCGGGAGTTGCTGATCGCGTCGTTCTGGCTGCTCGCTCTGCTGTTGCAAGGGGCTGCCATCGGCATGTATGTCGGCGGGCACAATGCGGGAAACGAATCGCTGAATGCGAGCCTGGGACTGGCCATCGCGTTCACGCTCGTGCATCTTTTTGTCTGGTGCTTGCCGTTTTTGTGGTTCGCGCTGCAGATTGTGCAGGTTTCGCCGTGGCAAATCGCGCGGCAGTTATGGCCCGCGGCGCGCTCGGCGGCGGTGATGGGACTGGTGGTGATCGTCACGCGCGAACTGGTGTTTAAGCAAGATAATTACTCGCCGAGCGTGCGACTGGCGACGCTCGTGCTGACGGGCGTTGTCACCTATCTGCTGATCGCGGCGCGTGAAATTTTGCAGCTGCGGCGGGAATGGGCCAACTGA
- a CDS encoding DUF1559 family PulG-like putative transporter: MSSRNRGFTLVELLVVIAIIGILVALLLPAVQAAREAARRMRCTNNVKQLTLACHNFEDTFKTLPYGRKYDFWDTYTWTQLTLPYIEQRAVHENYWTLTQTPNTGSYPGPNGPIGDDARLRLARHTVIPTWNCPTDLGVKQNEIGTAAYGFIRGNYRGCVGSGDMYGLAPSNVTGTGWSMGAFGVKSGQSSDPGATVQTMGCKLAEITDGTANTLLISEGISNSVTPGWGGPIGEIIYGNIGGALFNSTLTPNSTIADQVYGPCPAAAGDTRYRAPCATLGGSAWFQPSAQGAHAAARSFHPAGVVVSLADGSTRFVMDSVDVLIWRAAGTRDGGESLALP, encoded by the coding sequence ATGTCTTCACGCAATCGCGGTTTCACGCTCGTCGAACTGCTCGTGGTCATTGCGATCATTGGCATCTTGGTCGCACTGTTGCTACCCGCAGTGCAAGCGGCGCGCGAAGCGGCCCGGCGAATGCGTTGTACGAACAACGTCAAGCAGCTGACGCTTGCCTGCCACAATTTCGAAGACACATTCAAGACGCTTCCCTACGGCCGCAAGTACGATTTTTGGGATACGTACACCTGGACGCAGCTGACTCTGCCGTACATCGAACAGCGGGCAGTGCATGAAAACTATTGGACGCTGACGCAGACGCCGAACACCGGTTCTTATCCCGGGCCGAATGGTCCGATTGGTGATGACGCCCGCCTGCGACTCGCGCGACACACGGTGATCCCCACCTGGAACTGCCCGACCGATCTGGGCGTGAAGCAGAATGAAATCGGCACGGCCGCGTATGGTTTCATTCGTGGCAACTATCGCGGCTGTGTCGGCAGCGGCGATATGTATGGATTGGCTCCGTCGAACGTCACGGGAACTGGCTGGTCGATGGGCGCATTCGGCGTCAAGTCAGGCCAAAGCAGCGATCCCGGCGCTACCGTGCAAACGATGGGTTGCAAGCTGGCCGAGATCACCGATGGCACGGCAAACACGCTCTTGATTTCCGAAGGGATCTCGAACTCGGTGACGCCCGGTTGGGGCGGCCCGATCGGCGAGATCATTTATGGAAACATCGGCGGAGCATTGTTCAACTCGACCCTCACGCCGAATTCGACGATTGCCGATCAGGTGTATGGGCCCTGCCCTGCCGCGGCGGGCGACACACGTTATCGCGCGCCGTGCGCGACGCTTGGCGGCAGCGCCTGGTTTCAACCTTCCGCGCAAGGCGCGCACGCGGCAGCGCGAAGTTTTCATCCAGCCGGAGTCGTCGTCAGCCTGGCCGACGGCTCGACGCGGTTTGTGATGGATAGCGTCGACGTGCTCATCTGGCGGGCGGCTGGCACGCGCGACGGCGGCGAATCACTGGCTTTGCCGTAG
- a CDS encoding ribosomal protein L7/L12, producing the protein MPSCIHCLRELPVATPVCAYCGASQPAQVGQPQPVGHNQSRGPLSDALLDEVLVIIGRGHKMEAIKVVKDATGLSLLDAKQIVDRLAVEQLANRQAIEPVQILAQPSPVIDRQQIEQLVRQGQKLEAIKIYRQQAGCSLLEAKQEVEALEAALTQQPAAGGGSGGRGCFGMVILLAVLVGIGAIALIR; encoded by the coding sequence ATGCCCTCCTGCATTCACTGCCTTCGCGAACTTCCTGTAGCCACGCCGGTTTGCGCTTACTGCGGCGCATCGCAGCCGGCGCAGGTCGGGCAGCCGCAGCCTGTCGGACACAACCAAAGCCGTGGTCCGCTCAGCGATGCCTTGCTAGATGAAGTACTCGTGATCATCGGCCGCGGACACAAGATGGAAGCGATTAAGGTCGTCAAGGATGCCACCGGCCTGTCGCTGCTCGATGCCAAGCAAATTGTCGATCGTCTCGCTGTGGAACAGCTGGCTAATCGACAAGCGATCGAGCCAGTGCAGATTTTAGCGCAGCCGTCGCCAGTGATCGATCGGCAGCAGATCGAGCAACTAGTCCGTCAGGGGCAAAAGCTGGAAGCGATCAAGATCTATCGCCAGCAAGCCGGTTGCAGCCTGCTGGAGGCCAAGCAAGAAGTCGAGGCGCTCGAAGCCGCGCTCACACAACAGCCGGCTGCTGGTGGTGGCAGCGGCGGTCGCGGCTGTTTCGGAATGGTGATCCTGCTCGCAGTCTTGGTCGGCATCGGCGCGATCGCGCTCATCCGTTGA
- a CDS encoding DUF1559 family PulG-like putative transporter, translated as MPIHFSCPYCGETTLVDDPFAGHTGPCVNCGRLVTVPSARAGYSFRAAVQGVRRGNYQLAIIGGLLVIGFGIAFFAFYQAVGKPALLAANQAAAKRTCANNLRKIGQAILAYQAANNGNFPPAYSVDAAGKPLHSWRVLILPYLGSEGQLLHQQINLNEPWDAPQNLSLAAQMPRLFASPLDQNARTLHESNYVVITGPKTMFPDAASRNMTDIKDDPASTLLVVEVESNGKSWMEPVDLVGNQIDFQIGGDLGGNHSNGANVLFADGEVRFLPDNTSAADIEAMSTVAGHEGVERPRH; from the coding sequence ATGCCCATCCACTTCTCCTGTCCCTACTGTGGCGAAACCACGCTGGTCGACGATCCATTCGCCGGCCACACCGGCCCCTGCGTCAACTGTGGCCGGCTGGTCACCGTACCTTCGGCGCGGGCCGGCTATTCGTTTCGCGCAGCCGTGCAGGGAGTTCGCCGCGGCAACTATCAGCTCGCGATCATTGGTGGTTTGCTCGTGATCGGTTTCGGCATCGCCTTCTTTGCCTTCTATCAAGCCGTCGGCAAACCTGCGCTCCTCGCCGCCAATCAGGCCGCAGCCAAGCGCACCTGTGCCAACAACCTGCGCAAGATCGGCCAGGCCATTCTCGCCTACCAAGCCGCTAACAATGGCAACTTTCCGCCGGCCTACTCAGTCGATGCGGCTGGCAAACCGCTGCACAGCTGGCGAGTGCTGATCCTGCCCTATCTCGGCTCCGAGGGGCAGTTGCTGCATCAACAGATCAATCTCAACGAGCCTTGGGACGCGCCGCAAAATCTCTCCCTGGCTGCACAAATGCCGCGGCTCTTCGCTTCGCCTCTCGATCAAAACGCCCGCACGCTGCACGAAAGCAACTACGTTGTCATCACCGGGCCGAAGACCATGTTTCCCGATGCCGCGTCGCGAAACATGACCGACATCAAGGACGATCCTGCGTCTACGCTGCTGGTCGTCGAAGTTGAAAGCAACGGCAAGAGTTGGATGGAGCCCGTCGACCTCGTCGGGAACCAGATCGACTTTCAAATCGGCGGCGACCTGGGGGGCAATCACAGCAACGGCGCCAATGTCCTCTTCGCCGATGGCGAGGTCCGATTCCTACCTGACAACACCTCGGCTGCCGACATCGAAGCCATGTCAACCGTTGCCGGCCACGAAGGGGTCGAGCGGCCGCGTCATTGA
- a CDS encoding bifunctional 4-hydroxy-2-oxoglutarate aldolase/2-dehydro-3-deoxy-phosphogluconate aldolase yields the protein MPSSLARVLDSCIVAVIRAESGELLVDVAEALLAGGVDVMEVTFTVPKAVQVLEKVADKLGKRVLLGAGTVLDPETCRAALLAGAEFIVSPAVNVQVIEMCKRYSKPIMPGAFTPTEVVTAWQAGADIVKIFPSEITGPKYLKALHGPLPHIRLMPTGGVNLETATDFLKAGACALGVGSSLVDPKVVAAGDLKKIENLAKQYQQLVKDFRSK from the coding sequence GTGCCCAGTTCCCTCGCCCGTGTTCTCGATTCCTGCATTGTCGCCGTCATTCGCGCTGAAAGTGGCGAGCTGCTCGTCGACGTCGCCGAAGCCTTGCTGGCTGGCGGCGTTGATGTGATGGAGGTGACTTTTACGGTTCCGAAGGCCGTGCAGGTTTTGGAAAAAGTGGCCGACAAGCTCGGCAAGCGCGTGCTGCTCGGCGCGGGGACCGTGCTCGATCCGGAGACCTGCCGGGCCGCATTGCTCGCCGGCGCCGAGTTCATCGTGTCGCCCGCCGTGAACGTGCAAGTTATCGAAATGTGCAAGCGCTACAGCAAGCCGATCATGCCCGGCGCGTTCACACCGACCGAAGTTGTCACCGCGTGGCAAGCCGGGGCCGACATCGTCAAAATCTTCCCGTCCGAAATCACCGGCCCTAAGTATCTGAAGGCCCTGCATGGCCCGCTGCCGCACATCCGTCTCATGCCGACCGGCGGCGTGAATTTGGAAACCGCGACCGATTTTCTTAAAGCCGGCGCGTGTGCGCTGGGCGTTGGCAGTTCGCTGGTCGATCCCAAAGTTGTTGCCGCCGGCGATCTCAAGAAAATCGAAAACCTGGCGAAACAGTATCAGCAACTGGTGAAGGACTTTCGCTCCAAGTAA